A region from the Drosophila takahashii strain IR98-3 E-12201 chromosome 2L, DtakHiC1v2, whole genome shotgun sequence genome encodes:
- the LOC108064153 gene encoding transcription initiation factor IIA subunit 2-like, with the protein MTLPKICCACVHSTKTLPLKFKFAEYFKLIMSYQLYRATTLGTTLQETLDELIEYGHLSNHLANAVLQKFDKSICAALNKRVKAKLSFEAEKLLNYRYCDNVWTLLLKDVEFRDGQDVLQVDTVKVVACKGSND; encoded by the exons ATGACTTTGCCGAAAATCTGCTGCGCCTGCGTACATTCTACCAAAACTCtacctttaaagtttaaatttgcCGAATATTTCAAGTTAATAATGAGCTACCAGCTTTACAGGGCAACCACGTTGGGCACCACGCTTCAGGAGACTCTGGATGAGCTGATAGAG tACGGCCATTTATCAAATCATTTAGCTAATGCAGTTTTACAAAAATTCGACAAGAGCATTTGCGCAGCGTTAAACAAGCGAGTCAAGGCCAAGCTAAGTTTCGAGGCCGAGAAACTGCTAAACTACAGATATTGCGACAACGTGTGGACCTTGCTTCTAAAGGATGTGGAGTTCCGCGATGGTCAGGATGTTTTGCAGGTGGATACCGTCAAAGTTGTGGCCTGCAAGGGATCCAATGACTAA